In Bos mutus isolate GX-2022 chromosome 10, NWIPB_WYAK_1.1, whole genome shotgun sequence, a single window of DNA contains:
- the ERH gene encoding enhancer of rudimentary homolog: MSHTILLVQPTKRPEGRTYADYESVNECMEGVCKMYEEHLKRMNPNSPSITYDISQLFDFIDDLADLSCLVYRADTQTYQPYNKDWIKEKIYVLLRRQAQQAGK, translated from the exons ATG TCTCACACCATCTTGCTGGTACAGCCTACCAAGAGGCCAGAAGGCAGAACTTACGCTGACTATGAATCTGTGAATGAGTGTATGGAAG GTGTTTGTAAAATGTATGAAGAACATCTGAAGAGAATGAATCCCAACAGCCCCTCTATCACATATGATATCAGTCAGTTGTTTGATTTTATTGATGACCTGGCAGACCTCAGCTGCCTTGT TTACCGAGCTGATACCCAGACATACCAGCCTTATAACAAAGATTGGATTAAAGAGAAGATCTACGTGCTCCTTCGTCGACAGGCCCAACAGGCTGGGAAATAG